The region AGCGACGGCCGCGTCGGCTGGGGCGAAGTCTACACCAAGTGGCACTTCGCGGGCGATAGCGAACCGGCAACCCGTAACGCGGTCGACCAGCTGCTGCACCAGTACGTTCTCGGCGAGGACCCGAGTCGCATCGAGTACCTCTGGCAGGCGATGTACCGCAGCAGCTTCTATCGGGGCGGTCCGGTCCACATGAGCGCGATCGCGGGCATCGACGAGGCGCTGTGGGATCTGAAGGGGAAGGCGGCCGGCATGCCGGTCTACGACCTGCTGGGCGGGGCCGCGCGCGACCGTGTCCGGCTCTACCAGCACGTCAGGGCACACAGTGGCGACGACGTCGCCGATCCCGCCGCTGCGGCGGCGACGGAGGCCCGAGAGCACGTCGAGGCGGGATACACCGCCGTCAAACTGATCCCGACGGCCGGACTCGAGCTCATCGATACGCCGGCGGCCGTCGAACGCGCACGCGAGATCGTCGGTGCCGTTCGCGACGCCGTCGGCCCCGACGTCGACGTCGCGCTGGACTTCCACGGGCGCACCTCGAAGGCGATGGCTCGCCGACTGGCGGCCGCGCTCGAAGAATTTCAGCCGATGTTCGTCGAGGAGCCCG is a window of Natrinema salaciae DNA encoding:
- the dgoD gene encoding galactonate dehydratase codes for the protein MRITSYDLYAVPPRWQFLKLETSDGRVGWGEVYTKWHFAGDSEPATRNAVDQLLHQYVLGEDPSRIEYLWQAMYRSSFYRGGPVHMSAIAGIDEALWDLKGKAAGMPVYDLLGGAARDRVRLYQHVRAHSGDDVADPAAAAATEAREHVEAGYTAVKLIPTAGLELIDTPAAVERAREIVGAVRDAVGPDVDVALDFHGRTSKAMARRLAAALEEFQPMFVEEPVTPEHDHALPRIAEATSIPIATGERLYARDEFRPLLEANAVDVVQPDVSSAGGITETKKIADMAETYDVAIAPHCPIGPLALAASLHVDAVAPNALIQEQVVVGDGDAMRYVENDELFEPTDGALELPDGPGIGVEIDADRVRELAGTALGFDRSPGHRADGSVGER